A single region of the Cryptomeria japonica unplaced genomic scaffold, Sugi_1.0 HiC_scaffold_44, whole genome shotgun sequence genome encodes:
- the LOC131862526 gene encoding protein HOTHEAD-like, which translates to MEPTSYERWEKNRGLWMEITDGVLVSYLERLHGNDPKVTEDFVNGLEKGILTTFGVEFRIDETFVMEISSLQMEGNNFYRERKVVKEAIAAFVDKDSERKWVKNMKDGDYNRKELKLLWAEMAAVIMRFGHCFHEAATSNPEYPYSFMTADAQKAASRSYDYIVVGGGTAGCPLAATLSQHYSVLVLERGDSPYGIPDVEDFRGSPTTNPKVAQGFVSEDGVQLVRARVLGGGSAINGGVYSRASTEYIRKIKWDEKLVYESYEWVERLNAFQQYKLSTWNSATKDGLLQAGVLPYNGHTFDHLVGTKISGSIFDENGKRHTAADLLQYANPENIVVLLNATASRILFSLGSGKPKASGVEFRSNNDGLIYQISLNQLSINSEVILSAGSIGSTQLLLLSGIGPKRQLKEMNIPALLDSPFVGKQVQDNPSAAFTIVSSKPLEDSYSQLAGILGNSQNYIESGSLVQRNNGTNTQYLGVLDIKLAFPLSRGDLWLKSVDPRDNPYVRYNYYSHSLDLQRCVKGIKVMVNLSMSSSIQEFAFTDSGNSKTLQFLGIALPKNQSNDDALAKLCKEALGTFNHYHGGCQAGLVVNERYLVKGVDNLRVVDGSIYKDSPGTNPQATTMMLGRYMGIHILQERTIS; encoded by the exons ATGGAACCTACCTCCTATGAGAGATGGGAAAAGAACAGAGGGCTATGGATGGAGATTACTGATGGGGTCCTTGTTTCATATCTTGAGAGGCTTCATGGCAATGATCCGAAAGTGACAGAGGATTTTGTGAATGGTTTGGAGAAAGGCATCCTCACGACGTTTGGAGTGgagtttagaattgatgaaaccttcgTCATGGAGATATCTTCTTTGCAGATGGAAGGCAACAATTTCTATAGAGAAAGGAAGGTGGTGAAAGAAGCCATTGCGGCTTTCGTTGACAAAGATAGCGAGAGGAAATGGGTGAAAAATATGAAGGACGGCGACTATAACAGGAAGGAACTGAAATTACTTTGGGCGGAGATGGCCGCagtgattatgag gTTTGGCCACTGTTTCCATG AAGCAGCAACATCTAATCCGG AGTACCCATATTCGTTTATGACAGCAGATGCTCAAAAGGCAGCTTCAAGATCATATGATTACATTGTGGTTGGAGGAGGTACAGCGGGATGTCCCCTGGCAGCAACTCTCTCACAGCACTACTCTGTTTTAGTATTGGAGAGGGGAGACTCTCCTTACGGAATTCCCGATGTGGAGGATTTCAGAGGGTCTCCCACAACTAATCCCAAAGTAGCGCAGGGGTTTGTCTCAGAAGATGGAGTGCAGTTGGTACGGGCGAGAGTTTTAGGAGGCGGATCAGCCATCAACGGTGGAGTCTACAGCAGGGCGAGCACTGAATATATTCGGAAAATAAAGTGGGATGAGAAACTTGTATATGAGTCATATGAATGGGTAGAACGGTTGAATGCCTTCCAACAATACAAGCTTTCTACTTGGAATTCTGCTACCAAGGATGGGCTTCTTCAAGCTGGAGTTCTTCCTTACAACGGCCACACTTTCGATCATTTGGTTGGCACCAAGATCAGTGGCTCAATCTTTGACGAGAATGGAAAGAGACATACAGCCGCAGATCTACTCCAGTATGCAAATCCAGAAAATATTGTAGTTCTTCTCAATGCTACTGCCAGCAGAATACTCTTCAGTTTGGGATCAG GAAAGCCAAAGGCTAGCGGAGTGGAGTTCAGAAGCAATAATGATGGTCTCATTTATCAAATTTCACTTAACCAATTGTCAATCAATAGTGAGGTGATTTTGTCAGCAGGAAGCATAGGTAGCACTCAACTTCTCCTCTTAAGCGGAATTGGTCCAAAAAGACAACTCAAAGAAATGAATATTCCTGCTCTTTTAGATTCACCTTTTGTAGGTAAACAAGTTCAAGATAATCCTAGTGCAGCCTTTACTATAGTATCCTCGAAACCACTTGAAGATTCTTATTCACAATTAGCGGGCATTTTAGGCAATTCCCAAAATTACATCGAAAGTGGTAGCCTTGTCCAACGGAATAATGGTACAAATACACAATATTTAGGTGTTCTTGATATTAAGTTGGCATTTCCCTTATCAAGGGGTGATCTTTGGCTTAAAAGCGTAGACCCTCGAGATAACCCCTATGTTCGTTACAACTACTATTCACACTCTCTTGATCTACAAAGATGTGTGAAAGGTATAAAAGTAATGGTTAATCTGAGTATGTCATCTTCTATCCAAGAGTTTGCATTTACTGATAGTGGAAATTCCAAAACACTCCAATTCCTTGGAATAGCATTACCAAAGAATCAATCAAATGATGATGCCTTGGCGAAGCTTTGCAAAGAGGCACTAGGGACATTTAACCATTATCATGGAGGTTGTCAAGCTGGTTTAGTGGTTAATGAAAGGTATCTGGTGAAAGGTGTTGATAATCTCAGAGTTGTGGATGGCTCAATTTATAAGGATTCCCCTGGTACCAACCCACAAGCCACAACCATGATGCTTGGaag GTATATGGGAATTCATATCCTTCAAGAACGCACAATCTCTTAA